GTAGTAGTTGACGCCGAGCACGTCCAGCGGCACGGCGATCACCTTCTCGTCGCCGGTCTGCACGAACGACCAGTCGGTGACGGCGGCGGTGTCGGCCAGCAGGTCGGCGGGGTACGCCCCGTCGAGCATCGGGCCGAGGAACGCCCGGTTGGCCAGCGCGTCGATGCGCCGCACCGCGTCCCGGTCGGCGGCGGAGTCCGACGCCGGCCGGATGACGTGCAGGTTCAGCGTGACCGACAGCTCGGCGGCCGGGGCGAGCTCCCGCACGACGCGCCCGGCGAGACCGTGCGCGAGGTTGAGGTGGTGCACCGCGGCCAGTGCCGCCGCCGGCTCGGTGCGGCCCGGGGCGTGCACGCCGGAGGCGTAACCCAGGTAGGCCGAGCACCACGGCTCGTTGAACGTGGTCCAGGTGTGCACGCGGTCGCCGAGTGCCTCGACGATGCCGGCCGCGTACTCCTGGAAGCGCAGCGCGGTGTCCCGCACCGGCCAGCCGCCGGCGTCCTCCAGCTCCTGCGGCAGGTCCCAGTGGTACATGGTGGCCACCGGGCGCACGCCGCGCTCCAGCAGGCCGTCGACGAGCCGGGAGTAGAAGTCCAGGCCGGCCCGGTTGAACGCGCCGGAGCCGCCGGGCTGGACCCGGGGCCAGGAGATCGAGAACCGGTAGGCGTCGAGGCCGAGGTCGGCGATGTGGCCGAGGTCCTCGGCGTAGCGGTGGTAGTGGTCGGCGGCCACGTCGCCGGTGTCGCCGTTGAGCGTACGGCCCGGGGTGTGGCTGTAGGTGTCCCAGATGGACGTTCCTCGGCCGTCCTCGGTCGCGGCGCCTTCGATCTGGTAGGCCGCCGTGGCCGAGCCCCAGACGAAGCTCTCCGGAAAGACGTGTCCCGTCATCGCCGTACCCCCTGTACCTCGCAGTCGTAGCCCGTCGAGGTGCCGGCGACCAGGTCGGCGGTTGCCGTGCCGTCCTGGTAGCGCACCTCGAACTCCGCGCCGGGCCCGTCCGGCGACGGCACCCGCACCCGGGTCCGCTGCCCCTCCGTCGGAGCGAAGAGCCGCAGGCGCACCCCGTCGGCCCACTCGTAGTCGGGCCGGTCAGCGCGGGCGCCGAACGGTATCACCGCGCCCGGACGGGCCAGCACCGGCACGCTGTCGAACTCGTGCTTCTCGGTCACCCAGGCCGGCCCGGTGAGCTGCGCGCCGGTCACCAGGTGTGTCCAGGTGCCGGCCGGCACGTAGAAGGTGACCTCGCCGTCGGCGTCCATCACCGGGGCGACAAGGACATCGGGGCCGAGCATGTACTGCCGGTCCAGGTACGCGGCGGTGGGGTCGTCGGGGAACTCGACGACCATCGGGCGCATCATCGGCACCCCGTCGCGGTGCGCCTCCTCGGCGGCCGCCGCCAGGTACGGCATGAGGCTCATCTTGAGGCGGGTGAAGTGCCGCAGCACGTCGACGGCCTCGTCGTCGAAGGCCCACGGCACCCGGTAGGAGCCGGAGCCGTGCAGCCGGGAGTGGGAGGAGAGCAGCCCGAACGGGATCCACCGCTTGAACACCGCCGGGTCGGGGGTGCCCTCGAAGCCGCCGATGTCGTGGCTCCAGTAGCCGAAGCCGGACGCGGCCAGGGACAGGCCGCCGCGCAGCGACTCGGCCATCGACACGAACGTCGACTCGCAGTCGCCGCCCCAGTGCACCGGGAACTGCTGCCCGCCGGCGGTGGCCGAGCGGGCGAACAGCACCGCCTCACCCTCGCCGCGCTCGGCCTCCAGCAGCTCGAAGACCGCCTGGTTGTAGAGGTGGGTGTAGTAGTTGTGCATCCGCTGCGGGTCCGACCCGTCGTGCCAGACGACGTCGGTGGGGATGCGCTCGCCGAAGTCGGTCTTGAAGCAGTCGACGCCCATGTCCAGCAGCGCCTTGAGCTTGCCGGTGTACCAGGCCACGGCGTCCGGGTTGGTGAAGTCGACCAGCGCCATGCCGGCCTGCCACTTGTCCCACTGCCACACCGAACCGTCGGGCCGGCGGACCAGGTAGCCGGCGCGGCGGCCCTCCTCGAACAGGTAGGACCGCTGGGCGACGTACGGGTTGATCCACACGCAGACCTTGAGGCCGCGCTCGTGCAGCCGGCGCAGCATCCCCTCCGGGTCGGGGAAGGTCGCCGGGTCCCAGACGAAGTCGACCCAGTGGTACTGCCGCATCCAGAAGCAGTCGAAGTGGAACACCGACAGCGGCAGGTCCCGCTCGGCCATCCCGTCGATGAACTCGGTGACGGTCTTCTCGTCGTACGAGGTGGTGAACGACGTGGACAGCCAGAGCCCGTACGACCAGGCCGGCACCCGGGCGGGCCGCCCGGTCAGGGCGGTGTAGCGGCGCAGCACGTCCTTCGGGGTGGGCCCGTCGATGAGGTAGTAGGTGAGGGTCTGCCCCTCGACGCTGAACTGGTTCTGCGACACCACCTCGGAGCCGACCTCGAACGAGACGTGCTCGGGGTGGTCGACGAACACGCCGTAGCCGCGGTTGCTCAGGTAGAACGGCACGTTCTTGTACGCCTGCTCGCTGGCGGTGCCGCCGTCGGCGTTCCAGATGTCGACGGTCTGCCCGTTCTTGACGAACGCGCCGAATCGCTCGCCGAGGCCGTAGACGGTCTCGCCGACGTCGAGGCCCAGCCGCTCGTGGACGTGTGCGCGGCCGTCGGCGTCGGTGACGAGCCCGACGCTGCGTTCCGTGGACGAGGTGAGCAGCCGGTCGCCGTGCAGGAAGTCGACCCGCCAGCCGTCGACGAGCGCGACCCGGGCGGTGAGTTCACCGGTGGTCAGGGTGGCGGTGACGCCGGTGACGTCGACGGTGACCGGGTGGTCGCCGCCCTCGTTCAGCGCGAACGCGGGCAGCTTCGGGGTGCCGCCCAGGTGGTGGGCGATGGTCACGCCGACGACGCCGGGGGCGGGGGAGAAGAACCGGGCGGTGACGACCGGCCGGTTGAGGGTGCCGCCCCGACCGGGGATCCGCCCCGTGGGTGCGAAGACGGTGAACTCCCGGTCGTCGGGCTCGACCGACTCGACCACGCCGGGGCGCAGCACGCTGACCCCCGGTCGTAGCTGCCAGTACCCGTCGGTGAACTTCACTTCTCGGCTCCTGCCGTGATGCCGCGCGAGAGGGTGCGCTGGAAGATGAGGAAGAAGAGGATGGCCGGTACGAGGCTGATCAGCGCGCCGGCGTTGGTGGTCGGCGCGTCCATCAACCGGTCGCCCTGCAACGAGGCGAGCGCGACCGGGATGGTCTGCGTGGAGTTGTCGATCAGCATGACCAGCGGGATGAGGAACTCGTTCCAGGTCCAGATGAAGAAGAAGATGAGCAGCACCGCGAGGGTCGGGCGCAGGTTGGGGAAGACCACCCGCCACAGCACCGTCCACCTGCCGGCGCCGTCCAGCGAGGCCGCCTCCAGCAGGGAGCGGGGGAACGTGCCGAGCACCGAGGCGAGCAGGTAGGTGCCGAACGCGCTCTGGATGACGGTGAAGATGATGATCACCGCGAGTCGGGTGTTGTAGAGGCCCACCTCCTTCGCCACGAAGTACAGCGGGTAGATCAGCGCCTCCTGCGGCAGCATGTTGGCCAGCAGGAAGAGACCGACGATCCAGAGCCGGCCGCGGACCCGGCCGATCCCCAGGGCGTACGCGTTGAGCAGCGACACGACGACGCCGAGCACCGCGACGGAGCCCGCGATGAGCGTGGAGTTCCAGAGTTTGAGCGGGAAGTCGACCTCGGTCCAGTAGGTCCGCAGACCCTTGGTGTAGAACTCCGACGGCCAGCTCAGCGGGCCGCCCGTCGAGTAGTCCCCGGGCGACTTGAACGCGTTGAGCAGCATGAACGCGAACGGCACCAGCATGACGAGCGCGCCGAGGGTGACCAGGGCGAGGACGATCCAGCGGCTCGCGCCGCGGTGGTGACGGTCGCGGGCCGGCCGGGACCGGCGGGTCGCCCCGGGCCGCGCCGGTGTGAGTGTGACGGCCATGTCAGACCCCCCGGTCCTGGCGCTCGCTGCGGTACTGCATGACGATGAACACCACGGCCACCACGACGATGATCAGGGTGAGCACGGTGGAGATCGCGGAGCCGTAGCCGACCTGGAGCTTCTTGAAGAAGGTGTAGTAGGCGAAGTACGACGGCACGTTGGTGCTGTTCTCCGGGCCACCGCGGGTCAGCGCGAACACCGGTCCGAACACCTTCAGCGCGGCGATCGTGCAGGTCAGCGCCACCACGAAGGTCTCCGGCCGGATCTGGGCCAGGGTGATGGCCCGGAACCGGTGCAACCAGCCGGCGCCGTCGACCTCGGCCGCCTCGTACAGTTCGGGGTCGATGCGCTGCAGCGCCGCCATGAACACGACGACGGGGTAGCCGATCTGGACCCAGATCATCACCGCCATGACGCTGGGCATCGCGGTGTCGGGGTCGCCGAGCCAGTCGTGACGCAGCGCGCCGAGACCGACCGCGTCGAGCAGCCCGTTGAACGCGCCGTCGGGGCGCAGGATCCAGCCCCAGACGATGCCGGCCACGACGACCGGCAGCACCTGCGGCAGGTAGAAGGCGGCGCGCAGGGCCGCGGCGGTACGCGGGCGGAACCGCCGGCCGATGACGTCGAAGAGCACGGCGGCGAGCACCAGCCCGACCACGGTGGGCACGACCACCATGGCGACGATCATCGCGAGAGTGTTCTTGAACGAGGTCCAGAACACCTCGTCCTGCATGAGGTTGCGGTAGTTGTCCAGGCCGACGAAGGTCGGGTCGCCGATGCCGGACCACTTGGTCAGGGAGAGGTAGACGGTGCCGAC
This genomic stretch from Micromonospora krabiensis harbors:
- a CDS encoding GH1 family beta-glucosidase; translated protein: MTGHVFPESFVWGSATAAYQIEGAATEDGRGTSIWDTYSHTPGRTLNGDTGDVAADHYHRYAEDLGHIADLGLDAYRFSISWPRVQPGGSGAFNRAGLDFYSRLVDGLLERGVRPVATMYHWDLPQELEDAGGWPVRDTALRFQEYAAGIVEALGDRVHTWTTFNEPWCSAYLGYASGVHAPGRTEPAAALAAVHHLNLAHGLAGRVVRELAPAAELSVTLNLHVIRPASDSAADRDAVRRIDALANRAFLGPMLDGAYPADLLADTAAVTDWSFVQTGDEKVIAVPLDVLGVNYYSSTLVRAWDGVSPRSDADGHGKSTATPWVGADNVDFLPQPGPYTAMGWNIDPAAFTELLLRLHREYPGQPLMITENGAAFDDVVEADGTIRDDRRVDYLRRHIAAVAEARAQGADVRGYFVWSLLDNFEWGYGYDRRFGIIRVDYDTQVRTWKQSAHWYQRLAATGKLG
- the yicI gene encoding alpha-xylosidase, whose product is MKFTDGYWQLRPGVSVLRPGVVESVEPDDREFTVFAPTGRIPGRGGTLNRPVVTARFFSPAPGVVGVTIAHHLGGTPKLPAFALNEGGDHPVTVDVTGVTATLTTGELTARVALVDGWRVDFLHGDRLLTSSTERSVGLVTDADGRAHVHERLGLDVGETVYGLGERFGAFVKNGQTVDIWNADGGTASEQAYKNVPFYLSNRGYGVFVDHPEHVSFEVGSEVVSQNQFSVEGQTLTYYLIDGPTPKDVLRRYTALTGRPARVPAWSYGLWLSTSFTTSYDEKTVTEFIDGMAERDLPLSVFHFDCFWMRQYHWVDFVWDPATFPDPEGMLRRLHERGLKVCVWINPYVAQRSYLFEEGRRAGYLVRRPDGSVWQWDKWQAGMALVDFTNPDAVAWYTGKLKALLDMGVDCFKTDFGERIPTDVVWHDGSDPQRMHNYYTHLYNQAVFELLEAERGEGEAVLFARSATAGGQQFPVHWGGDCESTFVSMAESLRGGLSLAASGFGYWSHDIGGFEGTPDPAVFKRWIPFGLLSSHSRLHGSGSYRVPWAFDDEAVDVLRHFTRLKMSLMPYLAAAAEEAHRDGVPMMRPMVVEFPDDPTAAYLDRQYMLGPDVLVAPVMDADGEVTFYVPAGTWTHLVTGAQLTGPAWVTEKHEFDSVPVLARPGAVIPFGARADRPDYEWADGVRLRLFAPTEGQRTRVRVPSPDGPGAEFEVRYQDGTATADLVAGTSTGYDCEVQGVRR
- a CDS encoding carbohydrate ABC transporter permease, which codes for MAVTLTPARPGATRRSRPARDRHHRGASRWIVLALVTLGALVMLVPFAFMLLNAFKSPGDYSTGGPLSWPSEFYTKGLRTYWTEVDFPLKLWNSTLIAGSVAVLGVVVSLLNAYALGIGRVRGRLWIVGLFLLANMLPQEALIYPLYFVAKEVGLYNTRLAVIIIFTVIQSAFGTYLLASVLGTFPRSLLEAASLDGAGRWTVLWRVVFPNLRPTLAVLLIFFFIWTWNEFLIPLVMLIDNSTQTIPVALASLQGDRLMDAPTTNAGALISLVPAILFFLIFQRTLSRGITAGAEK
- a CDS encoding carbohydrate ABC transporter permease encodes the protein MALPETVAGPERTATPPAPTATRRARRARRGRGAGYWLYLLPGAVLFLLVIGAPLVGTVYLSLTKWSGIGDPTFVGLDNYRNLMQDEVFWTSFKNTLAMIVAMVVVPTVVGLVLAAVLFDVIGRRFRPRTAAALRAAFYLPQVLPVVVAGIVWGWILRPDGAFNGLLDAVGLGALRHDWLGDPDTAMPSVMAVMIWVQIGYPVVVFMAALQRIDPELYEAAEVDGAGWLHRFRAITLAQIRPETFVVALTCTIAALKVFGPVFALTRGGPENSTNVPSYFAYYTFFKKLQVGYGSAISTVLTLIIVVVAVVFIVMQYRSERQDRGV